The Chelonia mydas isolate rCheMyd1 chromosome 1, rCheMyd1.pri.v2, whole genome shotgun sequence nucleotide sequence ACCGGTGTGTCAGACTGGAGAGGAGTCCAAGAGGATAAGCCATCAGTAGCGCACAGATATGGGCTGTGCAGGTGTTGAGGGCTTTCTGGTTGGCTTCCTTGGAAGAGATTCTGAGGAGCGTCCTGATGATCATACCGTAGGACAGGCCAATGAGCGTCAGGTCGAACCCAATGATTACAAACGCCATCAGCAAGCCGTACACTCTGCTGGCTGTGATGTCCCCACATGACACCTTTGCCACAGCTATGTGGTCACAGTACGTATGGGGGATAATGCGGTTGGCACAGAACGGCTGCCCGCTCAGGAGCAGGGGCATaggcagaatgaagagaacagctcttatcaaacccattagccctagcttagctattcgtgcgttggtgaggatggtggcatatctcagagggttacatatggcaacATAGCGATCAAAGGCCATTGTCACGAGGACAGCTGAGTGCATAGTAGAAAATGCGTGAAagaagaacatctgggtgaggcagctcTTCACAGTAATGCttttcaaattgaaccaaaaaATACACAGTGCCTTTGGCACAAAGGAGGTAGATGTGGTGATGTCTGAGAgcgccagcatgcagagcagcaggtacatcGGCTTGTGCAGGGTCTGCTCTTTGCCTACCACAAACAGAACTGTGAAATTTCCCAACAGGCCCATAATGTAGAACgcagagaaagggatggaaatccagatGTGGTCAGCTTCCAGGCCAGGGATGCCAGTTAGGATGAATATTGAAGAGTCAGAGGGGGAGAAGCTGAAATTTGCCATGAGGTGGCCGGTGCGTCGATCAGGCTCAGAAATGCTCCATGTGCCTGTGAAGGGAGAGAAGCACAGCGAGGGGGATTACACAGTTTATAACAAATAGTATGGTAACTATTTTATAGTTATGAAGACTATAGAAAGGGGGTTAACCAGTGAGGTGGCAAGAGTTACAGATGGCACCATATTATTTTGGCCATAGTCAACTCCAGAAATGGAttggatctgctgttgctgcatgaTTCCTGTATGTTTTATGTGCTCTTACCAAGAACTGAACAAAATAGGTACTCTATCTATACAAGCTCTGGCAAACgtttggaacccaattaacatcaagCCAAGTTAATGTTGTCAATAGTgtaggaatcttggcatttagccatgaaaggaatatggtagtgtgcctcagtttcccttcttatatAGCACATGAGGTCTGGAGTTCCTTCtctcctgtgaaaagtttcaagaCTGTTCACAGACACTAGCTTTGAAATATCACAATCACAACGTCTTTTCACATAAAGTGTTTTCTCATGCATCACTCTTAACATGTTCAAGGGATTTTCCAAACGATTAGGCACATTGTATAGTTTTACAGTTCTTGGTATTAGCAACACATTACTTCCAAAAATCACCACTGGCAATAACAACAAATCCATTGCAAGTGTCCATCTACaatcatttttgtcatgccacaCCTTTGGCCCAATACCATTGGGATTTTGGGGTTTTAGGCCTGTGGCCTCCCTTTGCAAAATTAagttctctctttcctccttgtcctgaaggatcaaattctgatttctcttgcttaacagaatCCACTGGCTGACTGGGTGTGCCCTCTGTGCTAACAGCTATTAGCCAGTCTTTCTTCTCCCTGTCAGCCAGGTAATTTGCATCCAACCAGACAGAAGCCCCTTTACCAGTGTTCAGATCCTTAACTCttaccaattccaaggctggactctgtcttaaagagataccatccATTTTTACTGACATATTAGATGCAAGATTCTGTTGTCCTTCCATTACCAACCTCTGTTTCCACATGGAAACAGATGTTAAATTCACTGAGAGACTACAAGTCACAGACAAAATGTCTAGCGGTGAGAGTGTACCTGCCATCCCTGGCCTGCATTCCCGAGAGATTAACTACACAGCTCTTCTGCTCTGCAGACTTAGCTACCCCGTCTTCCCTCTCAATCTGAGACACAGACTGttcagagtgatcactttaggtaaaagaaaaggagtacttgtggcaccttagagactaaccaatttatttgagcataagctttcgtgagctacagctcacttcatcggaagcatactgtggaaagtgtagaagatctttttatacacacaaagcatgaaaaaatacctccccccaccccactctcctgctggtaatagcttatctaaagtgatcactctccttacaatgtgtatgataatcaaggtgggccatttccagcacaaatccagggtttaaaaagaacaccgggggggggggggggttggaaaaaacaaggggaaataggttaccttgcataatgtccagtttgaccaatgtacatggcagaggggcattgctggcacatgatgggagacaggccagtccttgcctacagacagccccccaacctgaagcaaatactcaccagcaaccacataccacacaacagaaccactaacccaggaacctatccttgtaacaaagcccgttgccaactgtgcccacatatctattcaggggacaccatcacagggcctaataacatgagccacactatcagaggctcgttcacctgcacatccaccaatgtgatatatgccatcatgtgccagcaatgcccctctgccatgtacattggtcaaactggacagtctctacgtaaaagaataaatggacacaaatcagatgtcaagatttataacgttcataaaccagtcggagaacacttcaatctctctggtcacgtgattacagacatgaaagttgtgatattacaacagaaaaacttcaaatccagactccagcgagagactgctgaattggaattcatttgcaaattggatacaattaacttaggcttgaatagagactgggagtggctaagtcattgtGCAAGGtaagctatttccccttgttttttcctaccctccccccctcctcggacgttcttgttaaaccctggatttgtgctggaaatggcccaccttgattatcatacacattgtaagagagtgatcactttagataagctattaccagcaggagagtggggtggctggaggtattttttcatgctttgtgtgtacaaaaagatcttctacactttccacagtatgcatccgatgaagtgagctgtagctcacaaaagcttatgctcaaataaattggttagtctctaaggtgccacaagtactccttttctttttgcaaatacagactaacatggctgttactctgaaaagaatctACATGGAGACATTCCTGTCCCAACAACATTGTCTTCCCAACAAACTGGTCaagcacagccacttggttatagggcTGGCCAAATTCCCTAACAATTTTCATTTTATCTGAAGCCTTCTCACAGCTATCCATACTGGATCTTTTCAAAGCAAAGTTAATGAATTGATTCTTAGCAGAACATTTCTGGCTATCAGGAACTGAAACTTCCTTGATTAAATCACGTCCACACCCTTCAGCTACAGCAAACTGCTTGCACAGATTACCATTACCTTTTCCTAGGAGCTTCTCTaagcaacaattcacccctcacagaaattctgcccataccctcttcacctagggcttgctttAAAGGACCATCTTCCTCAGCAACAACAGACTTTCTGGCCCATCGGGGCAATTTTTACACAATCTCCTTTCAGGCAAGCTCATAGCCTccctagataaaaggttagagGTACTTTCTTTCCCACTGCAACTTTCCTGACAGTCACCAGCAACATGCAAGTTGTCAGGCTCAATAGGCTTAGGAATCATTTCCTCCTTGTTACAAGTTTCCACATTGTCAATGGGCAACACAGTCcaatcaccttcatgctctcttTGTGCCCTAGCTGATCAATCTGACCACGCAGACCTGGTACACCCTTTCCCAGCGACACCCcagcaacaggcaaaataaaagcaccagaattgtttggtctctgggattttgtcatgacactaactggatgcaaccCAGTCACAGTGTCATTCTTCCCAGAAGACACAAATCTAGGGCCATTCCCTTAATGGGCTTTAGTTgtatccagaaccaactctgagacaccTGCATTACCCCCAACCATCACAGGCTGTACTGGTGCCTGCCTTGGCATTTGCCCCTTGTGTGTGATATATCTCACTGGCGAGACACATTCACTGATTACCCCTCAGCCAAGGGAGCAGGGGTGACAGGAGGCACCTCACCCCCTGCAGAGGAAGAGCTGTGGAGAGCGTGGGGTGGCTCTGAGATGGTCAGATCTAGGGATTATTGGGGAGCATGGAGCAGACACTAGCGACCAGCGTGCTGTTGGAATCGGGGCagcctgggatggggaaggagagtaTGGAGAGTGGGGGACAGAGTATAATGGGAGATTGAAAAAGGTGAGGAGCAAACTGACGGGTTTGTCCCAGGTGGCACCTGGAGCTGGGGTTCCACCAAGTCCTCTGACTCCTCAGCCTGAGCTTCCTCTCTCAATGGGCTGTTGTGACCCGCTAAAGACCCGCTCCCAGTGTTGCCTCCACCAGCGTTCCcataggcagggacacacccgGCTGCAGGTACAGGCAGGCTCTGACCAGCCTCTGCGTGAGCCAACGGTAGAATGATTACGGCCAAAATAACCCCCAGCTCCCTAGCCCACGACCCCAGAGCTGTGCCGGACTGAACTGGTCCAAACTCCAACCAGTATGAATTTCTTTCCTGgtttgcccctccctcaatgtggggaCACAGTGCACGCTTTTGGTAACCAAGCTGatattcccccactccccacacactTCACCTAACGGCATCctgggtttagattaaaacatcaAACAAGTTTATGAATTACACCTTGGGTTTCtcaggtttccatacacaggtTAGAAATCCCTTTGGCCggggtccagcacttccctcaGTCAGGCTTATTTCCTCACATCTTTCCCGTCCTCTTGAGTGGAGatgcccttcccaaccagctaccTAGATTGAAGGCATCTTGCCTAGTGGGCATTACTGATGTGTAACTACAATTGAAGAACagatcatagaataccagggtcgaaagggacctcaggacgtcctctagtccaaccccctgctcaacgctggaccaatcccaatttttgcgccagatccctaaatggccccctcaaggattgaactcacaactctgggtttagcaggccaatgctcaaaccactgagctatccctccctcctacatattgatacatagtcaatattcatgaCTTCAGGTACACAAATCATACATGCATACAagcaggataatcatattcagaacatcataacttttccaatgacatcttacaTAACACATCTGACATGAAATGTATCAGAaatatgctataatcatatcataataatatcacgaTGAGAAAtaggggtgcagtgtcacacaaaGGTCAATTGTTCTTTCTACGGGTGAAATGCCTGAAgttacacaacaacaacaacgattGGAAATAAAACTGAGTAAATGTTGTGACACCCAGGCTGCAGTTCTGTGGCTTGCCAGGGCAAGGAGACCCATAGACCAGCACAAATGCACCCAGGGCCAGGAAAGTTCCCAGCGCTGACCTTAGACCAACAATTACAAAGAAAATTTTAGTTTCAGCAGCACTGCCCACCTGGCAGGTATATaccgctccctgtccccaacACACTCAGCTCCACTTGTCCGTCCCTGTGTACCCGCTGCCTGTCCCCACAACCCTCAGTGCTTCCCTATTCTCTGTGTACACACCCTGCTTGCCTCCCCTACCCTCAGCACTGCCCACTTGCCCATTTACAACCTGCTTCCTTCCTCCATAACTCTGAGTGCTGGCTACTCGTCCATGTAGGTCTCCAACCCCGCACAACTTCCAGCCCTGGCACACAGTGCTGCCCCTcacccaaaaccaaaaacagGAGCAAGACCCCACAGAGGCAGCTCACAGAAATATCTCCTCAGACGAGGTTAAACTCAGTGTCTGCCTGCacggggaaaagggggagatcagCCTAAACTGCCTTTCTGGGGGCGAAGggacccccagcagcagctcagcctgtgcatgaaaggagagagggacagatcCGGTGGGAGGGAGAGCGGACGTGGAGACTAAAAATAACCAGTCTCAGTAACTCTTCCTCAGaatgactgtcaaggttccttccccactctgaactctaggatacagatgtggggacctgcatgaaagaccccctaagcttattcttaccagcttaggttaaaacttccccaaggtacaaacttttaccttttgtccttggaccttatgctgccaccaccaagtgttttaaacaaagaacagggaaagagcccacttggaaacgtcttccccccaaaatatccccccaaatcctacaccccctttcctggggcaggcttgataaaaatcctcaccaatttgtataggtgaacacagacccaaacccttggatcttaagaacaatgaaaaagcaatcagcttctaaacagaagaattttaattaaagaaaagtaaataatcacctatgtaaaatcaggatggtaaataccttacagggtaatcaggttcaaaacatagaggatccctctaggcaaaaccttaagttacaaaaagacatatccgatgaagtgagctgtagctcacgaaagctcatgctcaaataaactggttagtctctaaggtgccacaagtactccttttctttttacgaatacagactaacacggctgttactctaaaaacaggaatctacattcc carries:
- the LOC119565233 gene encoding putative olfactory receptor 52P1 gives rise to the protein MANFSFSPSDSSIFILTGIPGLEADHIWISIPFSAFYIMGLLGNFTVLFVVGKEQTLHKPMYLLLCMLALSDITTSTSFVPKALCIFWFNLKSITVKSCLTQMFFFHAFSTMHSAVLVTMAFDRYVAICNPLRYATILTNARIAKLGLMGLIRAVLFILPMPLLLSGQPFCANRIIPHTYCDHIAVAKVSCGDITASRVYGLLMAFVIIGFDLTLIGLSYGMIIRTLLRISSKEANQKALNTCTAHICALLMAYPLGLLSSLTHRFGQGITPHIHILISNLHYLIPPMLNPIIYGINTKDLRDKVVKYICRMYSPHGTDFKPA